AATTGTATGTGGTGACACGAAAGTTGTGCCGAAAGGGTGCGCTGATAAGGTGTTTATTAATACCACGGGTATCGGTGAAATTGTGCTACCGAATGTCTCAGCGAGCCAGTTGCAGCCTACGGATGTTTTATTGGTTTCTCGCGATATTGGTCGTCATGGCGCTTGTGTATTAGCGGCACGTGAATCTTTGCGTTTAGAGAGTGAGATTGAAAGTGATTGTGCAGCTTTATGGCCAATTGTGAACACTTTACTGAACAAGGGGATTACGCCACGAGCAATGCGTGACGCCACTCGAGGCGGTTTGTCGGCGGTACTTAACGAATGGTGCCAAAGCTCGAACGTGCAAATGCGTTTAGATGAGCAAGCCATTCCTGTAGATACTGCGGTCAAAGGGGTGTGTGAGCTGTTTGGCTTTGAACCTTATGATCTAGCCAATGAAGGTACCTTTATTCTCGCGGTTCCTGCTCAGCAAGCGCAAGATGCCTTGTCTGTGTTGCTGGTCTTTCAATCGCAGGCTGCGATCATCGGTGAAGTCACCCAAGGTTCTCCAGCTAAGCCTATCTTGTGTAGTCCTTGGGGAAGTAAGCGCTATTTGGATTTTCCTGTCGGCGAATTGTTACCAAGAATTTGTTAGGAGCACCTGATGCACGAATTATCCATGAGCATTAAAACGGTTGATATCGTGGTTGAGCAAGCCAAGTTACACCATGTCAGCAAGGTCACCGGATTAACGTTAAGTATTGGCGCTCTCT
This DNA window, taken from Vibrio nitrifigilis, encodes the following:
- the hypE gene encoding hydrogenase expression/formation protein HypE, translating into MSRPQQVQLSHGGGGREMNDFIHNLFFRRFENPLLKAEDAATFTLNGPVAMTTDSFTVEPLFFAGGNIGSLAIAGTTNDLAMVAAQPKYLTCSFILEEGFPFSDLERIVDTMAKEIVPTGAQIVCGDTKVVPKGCADKVFINTTGIGEIVLPNVSASQLQPTDVLLVSRDIGRHGACVLAARESLRLESEIESDCAALWPIVNTLLNKGITPRAMRDATRGGLSAVLNEWCQSSNVQMRLDEQAIPVDTAVKGVCELFGFEPYDLANEGTFILAVPAQQAQDALSVLLVFQSQAAIIGEVTQGSPAKPILCSPWGSKRYLDFPVGELLPRIC